The following proteins are encoded in a genomic region of Trypanosoma brucei gambiense DAL972 chromosome 8, complete sequence:
- a CDS encoding endoplasmic reticulum oxidoreductin, putative, producing the protein MLKMRLLIVVPVLLGLVWQILLRAELDGVSFFGMYISANNSGAGSYVRTKKGNALKEGFCSLTMDEVSQNTEGITGLLNNITSHPYFRYFKVNLDRECRYWVAEASCTCDSNGCQICTCDDSGIPETLKYPYDMSDVSAVERRTAPDKHAAKGFEDEIKPIDPDRDATYVDLLQNPEANTGYSGPKAARVWQAVYDNCNIDGLPSNDTAGVENREKALLRQLLSGLHTSITMHVAAFFYNDTKGDSPLRSLGVLNNPNISFYPNCGMFRRIVKNDEFIRNLFVVYQFVLRAVAKTKRAFLANSSLYNSGFNGAATDGDVRLYSNIGELFSSKLFRVATFDEQKFFESPGAHLLVRQMKRVVHNVTTLMDCVTCEKCRAWGKLETAALATALKIVFGSAENVVELNRGERVALINFARQLAISVKNVRSLAAVCEKFNYTAMS; encoded by the coding sequence ATGTTGAAGATGCGATTATTGATAGTAGTTCCTGTTCTTCTAGGACTTGTTTGGCAAATTTTACTTCGTGCTGAATTGGatggtgtttctttttttgggaTGTACATTTCAGCCAACAATTCCGGGGCTGGCTCATATGTAAGGAccaagaaaggaaatgccCTTAAGGAGGGTTTTTGTTCCCTTACCATGGATGAGGTCAGTCAGAACACTGAGGGTATTACAGGCCTTCTTAACAACATAACGAGTCACCCATACTTTCGGTACTTTAAAGTAAATCTGGACAGGGAATGTCGTTACTGGGTCGCTGAGGCTAGTTGTACATGTGATTCAAATGGATGCCAGATCTGCACTTGTGATGACAGTGGAATTCCCGAAACACTAAAATACCCATACGATATGAGTGACGTTTCCGCGGTTGAACGTCGTACGGCCCCTGACAAACATGCAGCAAAAGGTTTTGAGGACGAGATCAAGCCGATCGACCCAGATAGAGATGCAACATATGTGGATCTTCTCCAAAACCCAGAGGCAAACACCGGATATTCGGGACCGAAAGCAGCGCGGGTTTGGCAGGCTGTATATGACAACTGCAATATTGACGGACTTCCAAGTAATGATACGGCTGGTGTAGAAAACAGAGAGAAGGCTTTACTTCGGCAGCTTCTAAGTGGGCTCCACACTTCTATAACCATGCATGTGGCTGCTTTCTTTTACAATGATACGAAGGGTGACTCTCCGCTGCGCAGCCTAGGTGTGCTAAATAATCCCAATATATCTTTCTATCCTAACTGTGGCATGTTCCGCCGCATCGTTAAGAATGACGAATTCATAAGGAACCTTTTTGTTGTCTACCAGTTTGTCCTTCGCGCTGTGGCGAAGACCAAACGTGCATTTCTTGCTAACTCAAGTTTGTATAACTCTGGCTTCAACGGCGCTGCTACAGATGGAGATGTGCGTCTCTACAGCAATATTGGGGAACTTTTTAGCAGCAAGCTATTCCGCGTAGCAACTTTCGACGAGCAAAAATTTTTTGAGTCTCCAGGTGCGCACCTACTGGTTCGGCAAATGAAGCGCGTGGTGCACAATGTTACAACTCTCATGGATTGCGTCACGTGTGAAAAGTGCCGCGCTTGGGGGAAGTTGGAAACAGCTGCTCTTGCCACCGCGTTGAAAATTGTCTTCGGTTCCGCTGAGAATGTGGTGGAACTAAACAGAGGAGAGAGAGTTGCCCTTATAAATTTTGCGCGGCAACTTGCCATTTCTGTTAAAAATGTTCGTTCACTAGCTGCTGTGTGCGAAAAATTCAATTACACGGCTATGAGTTGA
- a CDS encoding DNA polymerase I, putative yields the protein MEDWVSCRSEEQKRCEEKGQSTFDESEEEQWRRLKEEAMIDSDDSEGAAGDEGAVVLAEAKRRKPRKSGKVIATQKCAQPQNQHRHQQKLTKSLSTYDMENLLKQYRNISAEEEDEVDVDITKFLQDDGVDSEDGEGPSVTATELLSSLISGRSADTNKTEELADSFPLANLNDEVFTYENEAAVKKTPRNKEKRTNKSGANYVIKETVVEELNVVTDLPVEVRTGSQHASTDFLNGCPPKALFYWFDAKEQPHTLTAPGTILLFGKVCMNEEDEEFRSCCVRIQHVHRNVFLLPKEGSTDAEVVQEINAICRGSGIEERRIKFVERYYAFEEPGVPREKNRWAKLVYPGRYPPFPNKGGLTHVQVVVGASRSLLELFLIKKRLMGPSYLEIEHLVTAMDRVSHCKTEFLVPSPKDIKVYNSSKPPPPFTVASIQLHAQLDSDGVKNEVIAASIALYGDVSIDGERKPNITECFTGVRQLSPDAPLPLDLETYCLSKRMPGVHRFINERALLTWFAETLAALDPDIIVGHNIIGYTVETLLNRYQELNIVRWSTIGRLDVRRFPRIQGNNFNLAIEKEACVGRLVVDTYLLAREYYKSTNYKLLSLSTQMEIKGITDNRGHFEPGSTVLVKDSMMSSEALCPILLQLLNCAVLSFNVASFLDVIPLTKRLTLLAGNLWSRTLYGARSERIEYLLLHAFHNLKFVTPDKKKRDLKRGREDDDDEGKRKTKYQGGMVLEPKSGLYSEYILLLDFNSLYPSLIQEFNVCYTTIDRDENTVSAEVPPPESLICLSCRAAGLPSPCLHKCILPKVIRGLVDSRREIKRMMKSEKDPGNLAMLEIRQLALKLTANSMYGCLGFEYSRFYAQPLAELVTRQGRLALQNTVELIPQISPSIRVIYGDTDSVMIQTGIKDDIVKVRNLGFEIKGKVNQRYQSLELDIDGVFRAMLLLRKKKYAALSVVDWQGEGKVYKREVKGLDMVRRDWCPLSQHVSDAVLKRILNAEGGEDILDFVIKYMKGVAQDVRSGNVYPLEEFVISKSLTKEPESYHGTGYPHAVVALRMKQRKEGVRVGDLIPYVICEGDEHIDDKAYHIDEVRRSDGLSVDVEWYLSSQLYPPVMRLCEHIQGFVPEQLSEAMCIASHMRTERDVKEEDTANDFSHCSIFKSRALSECFPTATALQVQCTHCQLVVPVDPHKYINDMFSSREKPPPTAPFELYVCFNCGRSLPLAYLANCMTQMCHTIIRQFYCSGGNVASVRALRAQFTYLRAMFDVPQALNCPSAVKNAHRVLSLRCLGTDRKLYTLADVERFPDVEPVDPLLACAESFYRRIDHLFVSLDKLFDTP from the coding sequence ATGGAGGATTGGGTTAGCTGCCGTTCCGAAGAGCAGAAAAGatgtgaagaaaaaggacAATCTACCTTTGATGAGTCGGAAGAGGAGCAGTGGCGCAGGCTGAAGGAAGAGGCTATGATAGATTCAGATGATAGTGAGGGTGCTGCTGGTGATGAGGGTGCCGTCGTGCTCGCAGAGGCGAAGAGGCGCAAACCGAGAAAATCTGGGAAGGTAATTGCCACTCAGAAGTGCGCGCAGCCGCAGAATCAACATAGACACCAGCAAAAACTGACAAAGTCTTTAAGTACATATGATATGGAGAATCTTCTAAAACAATATCGCAATATCTCTGCCGAGGAGGAGGACGAAGTGGATGTGGATATCACAAAGTTTCTACAAGATGATGGAGTCGACAGCGAAGATGGTGAGGGACCTTCCGTAACTGCCACCGAGCTTTTGTCCTCTTTAATAAGCGGAAGAAGTGCTGATACTAATAAAACTGAAGAGTTGGCTGACAGTTTTCCGTTGGCAAATCTTAATGACGAGGTTTTTACTTACGAAAATGAAGCAGCTGTCAAGAAAACTCCCCGCAACAAGGAGAAACGCACCAATAAGTCTGGCGCGAACTATGTGATTAAGGAGACTGTCGTGGAGGAGTTGAACGTCGTCACGGATTTACCAGTTGAGGTACGTACTGGGTCTCAACATGCGAGCACTGACTTTTTGAACGGGTGTCCCCCCAAGGCGTTGTTTTACTGGTTTGACGCAAAAGAACAACCCCACACATTGACAGCTCCCGGAACGATACTTCTCTTTGGTAAAGTGTGCATGAatgaggaagatgaggagTTTCGCTCATGCTGCGTGAGAATACAACATGTTCATCGGAACGTCTTTCTCCTTCCGAAAGAGGGCTCAACAGATGCTGAGGTCGTCCAGGAAATTAATGCTATTTGCCGTGGTAGTGGCATAGAGGAGCGGCGAATCAAATTTGTTGAGCGGTATTATGCCTTTGAGGAACCGGGTGTTCCTCGGGAAAAAAATCGCTGGGCGAAACTCGTTTACCCGGGCAGATACCCCCCGTTTCCAAACAAGGGAGGGTTAACACATGTCCAAGTTGTCGTCGGCGCGTCTCGCTCTCTCCTTGAACTCTTTCTCATAAAGAAGAGACTAATGGGGCCATCGTACCTCGAAATTGAGCATCTTGTTACCGCGATGGACCGTGTTTCTCACTGTAAAACAGAGTTTTTGGTGCCCTCGCCTAAAGACATAAAAGTTTACAATTCATCaaagccaccaccaccgtttACGGTTGCGAGTATCCAACTTCACGCCCAGCTTGACAGCGATGGGGTGAAAAACGAAGTGATCGCTGCATCGATTGCATTGTATGGCGACGTCTCGATTGATGGAGAGAGAAAACCTAACATTACGGAGTGTTTCACTGGCGTGCGGCAATTATCACCGGATGCTCCTCTCCCATTAGATTTAGAGACTTACTGTTTGTCGAAGCGCATGCCTGGAGTGCACCGTTTTATAAACGAGAGGGCGCTGCTTACGTGGTTTGCGGAGACCCTTGCTGCGTTGGATCCCGATATTATCGTCGGACACAATATTATCGGATATACCGTCGAGACTCTCTTAAATCGCTATCAGGAGCTAAACATTGTTCGCTGGTCTACGATTGGTAGACTTGATGTCAGACGTTTTCCGCGAATACAGGGGAACAATTTCAATCTGGCCATTGAGAAAGAGGCTTGTGTTGGTCGTCTTGTCGTTGATACCTACCTTCTTGCGAGAGAGTACTATAAAAGCACGAACTACAAGTTGCTTTCGCTGAGCACGCAGATGGAAATCAAAGGTATTACGGACAACCGGGGCCACTTCGAACCGGGATCAACCGTGTTGGTTAAGGACTCAATGATGTCTTCCGAGGCTCTTTGCCCTATCCTCTTACAGCTTCTTAATTGTgctgttctttctttcaacgTAGCCTCGTTCCTTGACGTCATCCCGCTTACGAAGAGGCTCACGCTGCTGGCAGGGAACTTATGGAGCCGAACGCTATATGGTGCGCGTTCGGAGAGGATTGAGTATCTTCTTCTACACGCTTTTCACAACTTGAAGTTTGTAACACCtgacaagaaaaaacgtGATTTAAAGAGAGGTcgggaagatgatgatgatgaaggcAAACGGAAAACAAAGTACCAAGGTGGTATGGTTCTCGAACCAAAGAGTGGGCTTTACTCCGAGTACATTCTGCTGCTGGACTTCAATTCACTTTATCCTTCGCTGATTCAGGAATTCAATGTCTGCTATACTACCATTGACCGCGATGAGAACACTGTATCTGCCGAGGTACCGCCACCCGAGAGCCTTATTTGCCTCTCTTGTAGGGCCGCAGGTTTGCCCTCACCGTGCCTACACAAGTGCATTCTACCGAAGGTTATTCGTGGTCTTGTGGACAGCAGGAGGGAGATCAAGCGAATGATGAAGTCAGAGAAGGACCCAGGTAATCTCGCTATGCTAGAAATTAGGCAGTTGGCTCTGAAACTAACGGCAAATAGCATGTACGGATGTCTGGGATTTGAATATTCCCGTTTTTATGCACAACCCCTCGCTGAGTTGGTCACTCGACAGGGACGTCTTGCCCTTCAAAACACAGTGGAGTTGATACCACAAATTTCCCCATCAATCAGAGTCATATATGGAGACACAGATTCAGTGATGATACAAACGGGAATCAAGGATGACATTGTAAAAGTGCGTAATCTTGGATTCGAAATTAAAGGCAAAGTCAACCAGAGGTATCAGAGTCTGGAGTTGGATATAGATGGGGTTTTCCGGGCGATGTTGCTACttaggaaaaagaaatatgctGCGTTGAGCGTCGTGGACTGgcagggggaggggaaggtaTACAAGAGGGAGGTGAAAGGATTGGATATGGTGCGAAGGGATTGGTGCCCGCTTTCCCAACATGTATCTGACGCTGTTCTAAAGAGGATATTAAATGCTGAAGGTGGCGAAGACATACTAGACTTCGTCATCAAGTACATGAAGGGCGTTGCGCAAGATGTTCGTTCTGGAAACGTCTACCCTCTTGAAGAATTTGTTATCTCGAAGAGCTTGACAAAGGAGCCGGAGTCATATCATGGCACAGGATATCCCCATGCTGTTGTCGCTCTTCGTATGaaacaaaggaaggagggCGTTCGCGTTGGTGACCTTATTCCGTACGTCATTTGTGAAGGTGATGAGCATATCGATGATAAGGCCTACCACATCGATGAAGTGCGACGCTCTGATGGACTCTCTGTTGACGTCGAATGGTATCTGTCTTCACAACTTTATCCTCCAGTGATGCGTTTGTGCGAGCATATCCAAGGTTTCGTACCGGAGCAACTTAGTGAAGCAATGTGTATTGCAAGTCATATGCGAACGGAACGCGACGTTAAGGAGGAAGACACCGCTAACGACTTCTCCCACTGTTCCATTTTCAAGAGCCGTGCACTCTCCGAATGTTTTCCAACTGCTACGGCATTACAGGTTCAATGCACACATTGCCAGTTGGTTGTCCCAGTGGACCCGCACAAATACATAAACGACATGTTTTCCAGTCGTGAAAAGCCACCTCCCACCGCACCCTTTGAGCTTTATGTGTGTTTCAACTGCGGTCGATCCCTCCCCCTTGCGTATCTAGCAAATTGTATGACGCAAATGTGTCACACGATAATCCGGCAGTTTTATTGTTCAGGCGGGAATGTTGCCTCGGTCCGTGCTCTTCGGGCGCAATTCACGTACCTTCGAGCAATGTTTGACGTCCCACAGGCTCTTAACTGCCCGTCGGCAGTGAAGAATGCACACCGTGTTCTTTCACTACGTTGCTTAGGAACTGATAGGAAACTCTATACACTGGCGGATGTCGAGAGGTTCCCCGACGTAGAGCCTGTGGATCCGTTGCTCGCATGTGCGGAGAGTTTTTACCGCAGGATAGACCATCTTTTTGTTAGTCTTGACAAGTTGTTCGATACTCCATGA